Proteins encoded by one window of Fusobacterium perfoetens:
- the dsdA gene encoding D-serine ammonia-lyase, protein MNIEELMKNETVKKIAEKQEIVWINPKEMDYREYEKNLPVSDEELKDAEERLKRFAPFIKKSFPETAETDGIIESPLEPIFAMQKELEKKYETEIPGKLYLKMDSHLPVAGSIKARGGVYEILKHAEDLAIEARMLSVTDDYSILADEKFKKFFSGYKVQVGSTGNLGLSIGITSAALGFEVIVHMSADAKQWKKDMLRSKGVTVIEYADDYGKAVEEGRKSSDADPKSYFVDDEKSMNLFLGYTVAASRIKKQFDEKGIVIDKEHPLIVYIPCGVGGAPGGVAYGLKRIFKENVYIFFVEPVLAPCMVLGMATGLHEKISVRDIGITGITHADGLAVGRPSGLVGKLMDSILSGIFTLEDYKLYDYLRCLDSSEHERIEPSSCAAFEGAVTLMKHEESRKYIEGRIGKNIENAYQICWATGGRMVPHEDMEKFLATHLK, encoded by the coding sequence ATGAATATAGAAGAACTAATGAAAAATGAAACAGTAAAAAAAATAGCAGAAAAACAAGAAATAGTATGGATAAATCCTAAAGAGATGGATTATAGAGAGTATGAAAAAAATCTTCCTGTATCAGATGAAGAATTAAAAGATGCAGAAGAGCGTCTAAAAAGATTTGCTCCATTTATAAAGAAATCTTTCCCTGAAACAGCAGAAACAGATGGAATAATAGAATCACCTTTAGAACCAATTTTTGCAATGCAGAAAGAACTTGAAAAAAAATATGAAACAGAAATACCAGGAAAATTATATTTAAAAATGGACAGTCACCTTCCAGTAGCAGGTTCAATAAAAGCTAGAGGAGGAGTTTATGAAATATTAAAACATGCAGAAGATTTAGCTATTGAAGCTAGAATGCTTTCTGTAACAGATGATTATTCAATTCTTGCAGATGAGAAATTTAAAAAATTCTTTTCAGGTTATAAAGTTCAGGTAGGTTCAACAGGGAATTTAGGACTTAGCATAGGAATAACAAGTGCTGCTCTTGGATTTGAGGTAATAGTTCATATGTCAGCTGATGCAAAGCAATGGAAAAAAGATATGCTTAGATCAAAAGGAGTAACTGTAATAGAATATGCAGATGACTATGGAAAAGCTGTTGAAGAGGGAAGAAAAAGCTCTGATGCAGATCCTAAAAGTTATTTTGTAGATGATGAAAAATCAATGAATTTATTCTTAGGATATACTGTTGCAGCTTCAAGAATAAAAAAGCAATTTGATGAAAAAGGAATTGTAATAGATAAAGAGCACCCTCTTATAGTGTATATTCCATGTGGAGTAGGAGGAGCTCCTGGAGGAGTTGCATATGGACTTAAGAGAATATTTAAAGAAAATGTTTATATATTCTTTGTAGAACCAGTACTTGCTCCATGTATGGTTCTTGGAATGGCAACAGGACTTCATGAAAAAATAAGTGTCCGTGATATAGGAATAACAGGAATTACTCATGCTGATGGACTTGCAGTAGGAAGACCTTCAGGGCTTGTAGGAAAACTTATGGATTCTATTTTAAGTGGAATATTTACTCTTGAAGATTATAAGCTTTATGATTATTTAAGATGTCTTGATTCAAGTGAGCATGAGAGAATAGAACCTTCTTCATGTGCTGCTTTTGAAGGAGCAGTTACCCTTATGAAACATGAAGAAAGCAGAAAATATATTGAAGGGAGAATAGGAAAAAATATAGAAAATGCTTATCAAATTTGTTGGGCAACAGGGGGAAGAATGGTTCCTCATGAAGATATGGAAAAATTCCTTGCTACTCATTTAAAATAG
- the galE gene encoding UDP-glucose 4-epimerase GalE produces the protein MAVLVTGGAGYIGSHTVVQLLEDNREVVIVDDLSNSSPKVIDRIEAITGKRPKFYEVNILDEEKMDEIFKENEIDSVIHFAGFKAVGESVAKPLAYYTNNLTTTLIVLNLMKKYGVRNFVFSSSATVYGDPHTCPILETFPLSATNPYGRTKLMIEEMLVDICKADKELNVALLRYFNPVGAHESGTIGEEPNGIPNNLMPYITKVAVGKLEKLSVFGDDYNTPDGTGVRDYIHVVDLANGHLKALAKLETNSGLVIYNLGTGKGYSVLDMVKAFSKACGKDIPYVIAPRRPGDVAMCYADATKAKEELGWEAKYDLDRMCADSWRWQSQNPNGYND, from the coding sequence ATGGCAGTATTAGTAACAGGCGGAGCAGGATATATTGGAAGTCACACTGTGGTGCAGTTATTAGAAGACAACAGAGAAGTAGTGATAGTTGACGATTTAAGCAACAGCAGTCCTAAAGTTATAGACAGAATTGAAGCTATAACAGGAAAAAGACCAAAATTTTACGAAGTTAACATATTAGATGAAGAAAAAATGGATGAAATTTTCAAAGAAAATGAAATTGATTCTGTTATTCACTTTGCAGGATTTAAAGCTGTAGGAGAATCAGTAGCAAAACCTCTTGCATATTATACAAATAACTTAACAACAACACTTATAGTTTTAAACTTAATGAAAAAATACGGTGTTCGTAACTTTGTATTCAGTTCATCAGCAACTGTTTACGGAGATCCTCATACATGCCCTATTTTAGAAACATTCCCTTTAAGTGCTACAAATCCTTATGGAAGAACTAAACTTATGATTGAAGAAATGCTTGTTGATATATGTAAAGCAGATAAAGAATTAAATGTAGCTCTTTTAAGATACTTCAATCCAGTTGGAGCACATGAAAGTGGAACAATAGGAGAAGAACCAAATGGAATTCCTAACAACTTAATGCCTTACATTACAAAAGTTGCTGTAGGAAAATTAGAAAAACTTAGCGTTTTCGGAGATGACTACAATACTCCTGACGGAACAGGTGTAAGAGACTATATCCATGTTGTAGACTTAGCAAACGGACATTTAAAAGCTCTTGCAAAACTTGAAACTAATTCAGGACTTGTAATCTATAACCTTGGAACTGGAAAAGGATATAGTGTTCTTGACATGGTAAAAGCATTCAGCAAAGCTTGTGGAAAAGACATTCCATATGTTATAGCTCCAAGAAGACCTGGAGATGTTGCTATGTGTTATGCTGATGCAACAAAAGCAAAAGAAGAATTAGGTTGGGAAGCTAAATATGATTTAGACAGAATGTGTGCTGATTCATGGAGATGGCAAAGTCAAAATCCTAATGGATACAATGATTAA